The Suricata suricatta isolate VVHF042 chromosome 4, meerkat_22Aug2017_6uvM2_HiC, whole genome shotgun sequence genome includes a region encoding these proteins:
- the TSPYL6 gene encoding LOW QUALITY PROTEIN: testis-specific Y-encoded-like protein 6 (The sequence of the model RefSeq protein was modified relative to this genomic sequence to represent the inferred CDS: inserted 3 bases in 3 codons; substituted 5 bases at 5 genomic stop codons), with product MKGLKAASXVNDSILKNGFQCEDPHGPSGDKGLEIYGTGRLGSEEMAGTKAKEMKPEKCAIFSGAVDEKERSEVVEEKPGGEEMEAVEEKKAVNEVKGKEGPWSLTVDLHMSFLEAVQPEMSTVNAQVDRAIPXVEHKFAKVLQYYLEWRNYIVETIPSFWVRTFWNHPXLSPLTRGQEXEMLKYITNLEVKDFRYPRMDXKFKFFFQRNPXYRNNLTVKDYEVRTPSHVMSFATPIIXPPGHESQSFIHRNQDVICSFIAWFSDHTLPESDRIAEMIKEDLWPNPLAHYVLHERAHRARLCQIRKPVEXPFGFQCG from the exons ATGAAGGGCCTGAAAGCAGCCT GGGTAAATGATAGCATCCTGAAAAATGGCTTTCAGTGTGAAGATCCACATGGTCCTAGTGGGGACAAGGGCCTAGAAATCTATGGCACAGGGAGGCTGGGGTCTGAAGAGATGGCTGGGACAAAGGCCAAGGAAATGAAGCCTGAAAAGTGTGCCATCTTCTCAGGAGCAGTGGATGAGAAGGAGAGGTCTGAAGTGGTGGAGGAGAAGCCAGGAGGTGAAGAAATGGAagcagtggaggaaaaaaaagcgGTGAATGAGGTGAAGGGCAAGGAAGGCCCCTGGTCCCTGACTGTGGATCTCCACATGAGCTTCCTGGAGGCTGTCCAGCCAGAAATGAGCACTGTGAATGCTCAAGTTGACAGAGCCATACCATAGGTGGAGCACAAGTTTGCAAAGGTATTGCAGTACTACCTAGAGTGGAGGAACTACATCGTTGAGACTATCCCCAGCTTCTGGGTCAGGACTTTTTGGAACCACCCATAGCTGTCCCCTCTGACTAGAGGCCAAG GAGAGATGTTAAAGTACATAACAAATTTGGAGGTGAAGGACTTCAGATACCCTAGGATGGACTGAAAGTTCAAGTTCTTCTTTCAAAGAAACCCATAGTACAGAAACAATCTCACTGTCAAGGACTATGAGGTTAGGACACCCAGCCATGTGATGTCTTTTGCCACTCCAATCATATGACCCCCAGGCCATGAATCCCAATCCTTCATTCATAGGAATCAAGATGTCATCTGCAGCTTCATTGCCTGGTTTTCAGACCACACCCTTCCAGAGTCAGACAGAATTGCTGAGATGATCAAAGAGGACCTCTGGCCAAATCCACTTGCACACTATGTATTGCATGAAAGAGCTCATAGAGCTAGACTTTGCCAGATAAGGAAGCCAGTGG ATCCCTTTGGGTTCCAATGTGGCTAA